A genome region from Erigeron canadensis isolate Cc75 chromosome 3, C_canadensis_v1, whole genome shotgun sequence includes the following:
- the LOC122591265 gene encoding trimethyltridecatetraene synthase-like — MESGCFWILLAIAITLLMIMNKLLNYPYDKKNLPPGPKPWPLIGNLNLIGPLPHRSLHTLSQTYGKLMHLKFGSTPVVVASSPDMARQFLRTHDSIFASRPLTAAGKYTTYNYHNITWAPYGPYWSQGRKIYLNELFSSKRLGSSEHIRIQEMQTFLSRLHTMSGETITLKDHVSRINLSVISRIVLGRKYFSKSEDEKETVTLEEFQEMLDELFLLNGVLNIGDWMPWTGFMDLQGYVKRMKALCKRFDRFHDHVLEEHRARMKVEGREFVAKDMVDVLLKLADDPNLEVKLDSDGVKGFIQDLIAGGTDTAATTVEWAMSELIKQPHLMMRATEELNRVIGRERWVQETDFPNLPFIDSILKETMRMHPVAVLLAPHLALEDCKVAGYDIAKGTTVFINSWSIGRDPDVWDDPESFQPERFLGRDDIDVKGQNFELLPFGSGRRMCPGYSLGLKMMKSLLGNLLHGFYWKLPNNMMIDEDINYMEEVYGLSTQRKFPLVCVLEPRLPPHMYK, encoded by the exons ATGGAGTCTGGTTGTTTTTGGATTCTTTTAGCCATTGCAATCACCCTGCTTATGATCATGAATAAGCTACTAAACTATCCATATGACAAGAAAAACCTTCCACCAGGTCCAAAACCATGGCCTCTCATTGGCAACCTTAACCTCATTGGCCCTCTCCCTCACAGATCTCTTCACACGTTATCCCAAACCTACGGAAAACTCATGCACCTCAAGTTTGGTTCCACCCCAGTTGTCGTAGCTTCGTCCCCTGACATGGCTAGACAATTCTTGAGAACCCATGATAGTATTTTTGCTTCCCGGCCTCTAACTGCAGCCGGGAAGTATACCACTTATAACTATCACAACATTACGTGGGCCCCGTACGGGCCCTACTGGAGCCAAGGTAGGAAAATCTACCTTAACGAGCTTTTTAGCTCAAAAAGATTGGGCTCTTCCGAACATATTCGTATTCAAGAAATGCAGACTTTTCTTTCTCGTCTACATACCATGTCTGGAGAAACAATTACGCTAAAAGACCATGTTTCACGGATTAACCTTAGCGTAATTAGTAGGATTGTATTGGGCCGTAAGTACTTTAGCAAATCAGAAGATGAGAAGGAGACCGTGACGCTTGAAGAGTTTCAAGAGATGCTGGATGAATTGTTCTTGTTAAATGGGGTGTTAAATATTGGAGATTGGATGCCATGGACAGGGTTTATGGATTTGCAAGGGTATGTGAAGAGAATGAAAGCTTTGTGTAAGAGGTTTGATAGGTTTCATGATCATGTGTTGGAGGAGCATAGGGCACGAATGAAAGTCGAGGGGAGGGAATTTGTAGCAAAAGATATGGTCGATGTGTTGTTGAAGTTAGCTGATGATCCTAATCTTGAGGTGAAGCTCGACTCAGATGGTGTCAAGGGGTTTATACAg GATTTGATAGCAGGGGGAACTGATACAGCTGCGACAACGGTAGAATGGGCAATGTCTGAGCTGATAAAACAACCCCATTTAATGATGAGGGCAACCGAAGAGCTCAATAGGGTGATTGGTAGAGAACGATGGGTCCAGGAGACCGATTTCCCAAATCTACCTTTCATAGATTCAATTCTAAAAGAAACAATGAGGATGCACCCTGTGGCAGTCTTACTGGCACCACATTTAGCCCTTGAAGATTGCAAAGTCGCAGGATATGATATCGCCAAAGGCACAACAGTTTTCATCAACTCATGGAGCATTGGTCGAGACCCCGATGTTTGGGATGACCCAGAGAGTTTCCAACCCGAGAGGTTTTTAGGCAGGGACGACATAGATGTAAAAGGGCAGAATTTTGAGTTGCTTCCATTTGGGTCGGGTCGAAGGATGTGTCCAGGTTATAGCCTTGGCTTAAAGATGATGAAGTCATTGCTGGGGAACTTATTACATGGATTTTATTGGAAACTGCCAAACAATATGATGATTGATGAAGATATAAATTACATGGAAGAGGTGTATGGGCTATCTACACAAAGGAAGTTCCCGTTAGTCTGTGTCTTAGAGCCTCGGTTACCACCTCACATGTATAAATAA
- the LOC122591266 gene encoding serine/threonine-protein kinase RIPK-like, producing the protein MTIKKSSSKSSWWNCFMINQEQPVLAIKNEQPVKDQKKGDQSPLQNSVKRISYNDLSSSMLTEDISNSLAGSNLYVFTLAELKVITQAFSSSNFLGEGGFGPVHKGFIDDRLRPGLKAQPVAVKFLDLEGGQGHREWLTEVLFLGQLRHPHLVKLIGYCCEDEHRLLVYEYMPRGSLENQLFRRFSVSLPWSTRMKIALGAAKGLAFLHELKVPVIYRDFKASNILLDSDYTAKLSDFGLARDGPEGDDSYVSTRVMGTHGYAAPEYLMTGHLTAASDVYSFGVVLVELLTGRKSMDKSRPTREQNLAEWARPQLRGVRKLSRILDPRLEGQYSETGAQQAADLAYMCLSHRPKSRPTMSMIVDILEPLTEFKDLPVGTTFVYTAPPEFKKSPMQSPRDSKRDISSGHHNNQHDRKHRRTRSPTVHSETDLHRNLGTAMISPK; encoded by the exons ATGACAATCAAGAAATCATCCTCAAAATCTTCTTGGTGGAATTGTTTTATGATCAATCAAGAACAACCAGTTTTGGCAATAAAAAACGAACAACCCGTAAAAGATCAGAAGAAAGGTGATCAATCCCCTTTACAAAATTCGGTTAAGAGAATATCGTATAACGACTTAAGCAGCTCGATGCTGACCGAGGACATATCGAATTCTTTAGCTGGATCGAACTTGTATGTTTTCACCTTAGCTGAACTTAAAGTCATCACACAAGCTTTTTCATCAAGCAATTTCTTGGGAGAAGGTGGATTTGGACCGGTTCATAAAGGGTTCATAGACGATAGACTTAGACCTGGCTTGAAGGCTCAACCTGTTGCTGTTAAATTTTTGGACCTTGAAGGTGGACAAGGTCATAGAGAATGGCTG ACGGAGGTGCTATTTCTTGGTCAACTAAGACATCCGCATTTGGTGAAGTTGATCGGGTATTGTTGTGAAGATGAACACAGGCTTCTTGTTTACGAGTATATGCCACGTGGAAGTTTAGAAAATCAACTCTTTCGAA gattttcgGTCTCTCTGCCATGGTCAACGCGTATGAAGATTGCTCTAGGAGCTGCGAAAGGGCTTGCATTTCTTCATGAATTGAAAGTCCCTGTTATATATCGCGATTTTAAAGCATCCAACATTTTGCTAGACTCC GACTACACTGCTAAACTTTCGGACTTTGGTCTCGCAAGGGATGGTCCAGAGGGAGACGACTCATATGTTTCGACTAGAGTAATGGGCACACACGGCTATGCAGCTCCCGAATACCTTATGACAGGTCATCTGACAGCAGCCAGTGATGTTTATAGCTTTGGAGTTGTGCTTGTTGAGCTCCTAACAGGTCGAAAATCAATGGACAAGAGCCGGCCAACCCGAGAACAGAACCTTGCAGAGTGGGCTAGACCACAACTTAGGGGTGTTAGGAAACTAAGTCGAATACTTGACCCAAGACTAGAAGGCCAGTACTCGGAAACAGGGGCACAACAGGCTGCAGATTTGGCTTATATGTGCCTTAGCCATAGGCCAAAGTCAAGACCAACCATGAGCATGATTGTTGACATCCTTGAGCCATTAACAGAGTTTAAAGACCTGCCAGTTGGAACTACTTTCGTGTACACCGCCCCACCCGAATTCAAGAAATCACCTATGCAGAGTCCTAGAGATAGTAAAAGAGACATCAGTAGTGGACACCACAATAATCAACATGATCGAAAGCACCGCAGGACTAGATCTCCAACAGTCCATTCCGAAACAGATTTACATAGAAACCTCGGTACCGCTATGATTTCACCaaagtaa